Proteins encoded by one window of Collimonas fungivorans:
- a CDS encoding ATP-binding cassette domain-containing protein, with protein MSESILALENVSKYFGSVIALQNVTLRLKKGEVHCLLGDNGAGKSTLIKTLAGVHKPSEGEYLVDGQPVSFNSPKEALDVGVATVYQDLALVPLLSVARNFFMGREPTKKVFGITVMDINYAAETAREKLAEMGIMVRDPHHAIGTMSGGEKQCLAIARAIHFGARVLILDEPTAALGVKQSFNVLKLIHKARERGISVIFITHNVHHAYPIGDSFTLLNRGKSMGTFTKDNVTKDEVLDMMAGGAEMQTLMNQLEGIQV; from the coding sequence ATGAGTGAATCCATATTGGCCTTGGAAAACGTCAGCAAATATTTCGGTTCGGTGATCGCCTTGCAGAATGTCACATTGCGCTTGAAAAAGGGCGAAGTGCATTGCCTGCTGGGCGACAACGGCGCCGGCAAGTCGACCCTGATCAAGACGCTGGCGGGAGTACACAAGCCGTCCGAAGGAGAGTACCTGGTCGACGGCCAGCCGGTCTCTTTCAATTCGCCGAAAGAGGCGCTGGATGTCGGCGTGGCGACCGTGTACCAGGACCTGGCCCTGGTGCCGCTGCTGTCGGTGGCGCGCAATTTTTTCATGGGGCGCGAGCCAACCAAGAAGGTATTCGGCATCACCGTCATGGACATCAATTATGCGGCCGAAACGGCGCGTGAAAAGCTGGCTGAAATGGGCATCATGGTGCGCGATCCGCACCACGCGATAGGCACCATGTCGGGCGGCGAAAAACAGTGCCTGGCGATTGCCCGTGCAATCCATTTCGGCGCCCGCGTCCTGATCCTGGACGAACCGACCGCGGCGCTTGGCGTCAAGCAGTCTTTCAATGTGCTCAAGCTGATCCACAAAGCGCGCGAGCGCGGCATTTCGGTGATTTTCATCACCCATAATGTGCATCATGCCTACCCGATCGGGGACTCGTTTACCTTGCTCAACCGCGGTAAATCGATGGGTACTTTCACCAAGGATAATGTGACCAAGGATGAAGTGCTGGACATGATGGCGGGCGGCGCGGAAATGCAAACGCTGATGAACCAGTTAGAAGGCATCCAGGTTTAA
- a CDS encoding ABC transporter permease: MNSSSVHADKLGADGVAPAQQKAAPNDERVRKEGALKRFLGRPEFASLAGAILVFIVFGFAAGDSGMFNLDGVVNWMQVAAYLGLISIGACVLMIAGEFDLSIGSMIGFAGMMVAIPTVYFHWPFWLAVLFAFAGSMALGWLNGYLVVKTRLPSFIVTLAFMFILRGLTLALSIMFANRTIVSGVGDLAANDWLGSWLFTGNLGSGLFHWMANHGWIATMANGQPLVAGIPKVIAWWLVLALGASFVLARTQFGNWIFAVGGDANAAKNVGVPVKRVKISLFVFTAFCACLFAVLQVADVGSAAADRGLQKEFEAIIAAVIGGALLTGGYGSVIGACFGALIFGVVQIGITYTNLNSDWFRVFLGVMLLVAVLFNNYVRRRVTEAR, translated from the coding sequence ATGAATTCAAGCAGTGTGCACGCTGACAAGCTTGGCGCCGACGGTGTCGCCCCGGCGCAGCAGAAGGCGGCGCCGAATGATGAGCGGGTCCGCAAGGAAGGGGCTTTGAAACGGTTCCTGGGACGTCCGGAATTTGCCTCGCTGGCAGGCGCGATCCTGGTCTTTATCGTATTCGGTTTCGCCGCCGGCGATTCCGGCATGTTCAACCTGGATGGCGTCGTCAACTGGATGCAGGTGGCGGCCTACCTGGGCCTGATCTCTATCGGCGCCTGCGTGCTGATGATCGCCGGCGAGTTCGATTTGTCAATCGGTTCGATGATCGGCTTTGCCGGCATGATGGTGGCGATTCCCACCGTCTATTTCCACTGGCCGTTCTGGCTCGCGGTACTGTTTGCCTTTGCCGGCTCGATGGCGCTGGGCTGGCTCAACGGCTACCTGGTAGTCAAGACCAGGCTGCCTTCCTTTATCGTCACGCTGGCGTTCATGTTCATCCTGCGCGGCCTGACGCTGGCGTTATCGATCATGTTCGCCAACCGTACCATCGTCAGCGGCGTCGGCGACCTCGCCGCGAACGACTGGCTGGGCAGCTGGCTGTTCACCGGCAATCTCGGCAGCGGGCTGTTCCACTGGATGGCCAATCATGGCTGGATCGCCACCATGGCCAACGGCCAGCCGCTGGTGGCAGGCATTCCCAAGGTGATCGCCTGGTGGCTGGTGCTGGCGCTGGGGGCGAGTTTTGTCCTGGCGCGCACCCAGTTCGGCAACTGGATCTTCGCCGTCGGCGGCGACGCCAACGCCGCCAAGAATGTCGGCGTGCCGGTGAAGCGGGTCAAGATTTCGCTGTTCGTATTCACCGCTTTCTGCGCCTGCCTGTTTGCCGTGCTGCAGGTGGCGGACGTCGGTTCGGCTGCGGCCGACCGCGGCTTGCAGAAGGAATTCGAAGCCATCATTGCTGCCGTGATCGGCGGCGCCTTGCTGACCGGCGGCTACGGTTCGGTGATCGGCGCCTGCTTCGGCGCCCTGATCTTCGGCGTGGTGCAGATCGGCATTACCTATACCAATCTCAATTCCGACTGGTTCCGCGTGTTCCTTGGCGTGATGCTGCTGGTGGCTGTATTGTTCAATAATTATGTCCGTCGCCGCGTGACGGAGGCGAGGTAA